Proteins from a genomic interval of Synechococcus sp. A15-28:
- the sodX gene encoding nickel-type superoxide dismutase maturation protease, which yields MFPPLAAAGLKDLLLFFCGRRRLLKIQGDSMLPHLESEDRILINPRITPRTGDVVVAWHPSKPDLRLIKRLRGMESNGMILLGDNPSASTDSRQLGPIPTALMIGVAVSRLKRSPTTSSATRSHQ from the coding sequence TTGTTCCCTCCTTTGGCAGCAGCAGGTCTCAAGGATCTGCTGTTGTTTTTTTGTGGCCGCCGGCGGCTGCTGAAGATTCAGGGTGATTCCATGCTTCCCCACCTGGAATCCGAGGATCGGATCCTGATCAACCCACGCATCACACCTCGTACTGGTGATGTCGTTGTGGCGTGGCATCCGAGCAAACCCGACTTACGCCTGATCAAAAGGCTTCGTGGGATGGAGTCCAACGGCATGATCCTCTTGGGGGACAACCCCTCAGCCAGCACCGACAGCCGCCAGCTGGGGCCGATCCCCACCGCGCTGATGATCGGTGTAGCCGTGTCGCGTCTCAAAAGATCGCCGACGACGTCTTCTGCAACCAGATCGCACCAGTGA
- the mnmA gene encoding tRNA 2-thiouridine(34) synthase MnmA, whose translation MSSVTSSTDRLPSAAGEAALERLRAWPGEHRVAVGLSGGVDSSLTAALLVEAGWQVEGLTLWLMSGKGACCAEGLVDAAGICEQLGIPHHVVDTRDTFQQEIVQRLVDGYRDGITPLPCSQCNRSVKFGPMLEWAAEHRGLPRIATGHYARIRHGGAQGRHQLLRGLDCRKDQSYFLYDLPQDVLGRIVFPLGELTKADTRLEAARHGLRTAEKPESQDLCLADHHGSMRAFLDTYLPPRQGEIVLSDGTVVGEHDGIEHFTIGQRKGLGVAWKEPLHVIRLDPAMNRVVVAPRAEAGRRSCVVGAINWISMAPPQQPLEVEVQVRYRSEPVAAQLTPIAHEPEDEARKRPYRCRLQFTDDQFSITPGQAAVFYDGETVLGGGLIQRDDHDQPLTSRA comes from the coding sequence ATGAGCAGCGTCACCAGCTCAACTGATCGCCTCCCATCCGCAGCTGGAGAAGCAGCACTGGAGCGGCTACGGGCCTGGCCGGGTGAGCACCGTGTCGCCGTTGGGCTGTCCGGAGGAGTGGACAGTTCCCTGACCGCAGCGTTGTTGGTGGAGGCTGGTTGGCAAGTGGAGGGCCTCACCCTCTGGTTGATGAGTGGTAAGGGTGCCTGCTGCGCCGAAGGCCTCGTGGATGCAGCCGGAATCTGTGAGCAGCTCGGCATCCCCCATCACGTGGTGGATACACGGGACACCTTCCAACAGGAAATCGTGCAGCGGCTGGTGGATGGCTACCGCGACGGCATCACCCCTTTGCCCTGCTCCCAGTGCAACCGCTCAGTGAAGTTCGGCCCGATGCTCGAGTGGGCCGCCGAACACCGGGGGCTGCCCAGGATTGCCACAGGCCACTACGCCAGGATCCGTCACGGCGGTGCACAGGGCCGGCATCAGCTGCTGCGGGGGCTCGACTGCCGTAAAGACCAGAGCTACTTCCTCTACGACCTTCCCCAGGATGTGCTGGGACGCATCGTGTTCCCCCTCGGCGAGCTCACCAAAGCCGACACCCGACTGGAAGCGGCGCGACACGGCCTGCGCACGGCGGAAAAACCGGAAAGCCAGGATCTATGCCTGGCGGATCACCATGGCTCCATGCGGGCCTTCCTGGACACCTATCTCCCCCCGCGACAAGGCGAGATCGTGCTGAGTGACGGCACGGTGGTTGGTGAGCATGACGGCATCGAGCACTTCACCATCGGCCAACGCAAGGGTCTGGGTGTGGCCTGGAAGGAGCCGCTTCACGTGATCCGGCTGGACCCCGCCATGAACCGCGTGGTGGTGGCGCCCCGGGCGGAGGCCGGGCGGCGCAGCTGTGTTGTGGGCGCCATCAACTGGATCTCCATGGCACCACCCCAGCAGCCATTGGAGGTGGAGGTTCAGGTGCGTTACCGCAGTGAACCCGTGGCGGCACAACTCACACCAATCGCCCATGAACCGGAGGATGAAGCGCGGAAGCGGCCCTATCGCTGCCGGCTGCAATTCACCGACGATCAGTTCTCCATCACCCCTGGACAGGCGGCCGTCTTCTACGACGGGGAAACAGTGCTGGGGGGAGGGTTGATTCAGCGGGACGACCACGACCAGCCGCTGACCAGCCGGGCGTAG
- a CDS encoding FKBP-type peptidyl-prolyl cis-trans isomerase — translation MRDILISSTVCVLCLLLALVSQLVAPSTVAAAAGNPAATAAVVSQPTTEAAARPSFELDPDDPNPTLFAMAPDTNQSDASALGGPLDAPDTQITASGLKITELKVGEGAEAASGQTVQVHYRGTLENGKQFDASYDRGTPFTFPLGAGRVIKGWDEGVVGMKVGGKRKLVIPPDLAYGSRGAGGVIPPNATLVFEVELLDVK, via the coding sequence ATGCGCGACATCCTGATCAGCTCCACCGTTTGCGTGCTCTGCCTGCTGTTGGCCCTGGTCAGCCAGCTGGTGGCCCCCTCCACCGTCGCCGCCGCAGCCGGCAACCCCGCCGCCACCGCCGCTGTTGTAAGCCAACCCACCACCGAGGCGGCAGCGCGGCCCAGCTTCGAGCTGGACCCGGATGATCCGAACCCGACTTTGTTTGCCATGGCTCCTGACACCAACCAATCCGATGCCTCAGCCCTCGGCGGTCCCCTCGATGCCCCTGACACCCAGATCACTGCCAGCGGCTTGAAGATCACCGAATTGAAGGTTGGGGAAGGTGCGGAAGCCGCTTCCGGCCAAACCGTTCAGGTGCATTACCGGGGAACGCTTGAAAACGGCAAGCAGTTCGACGCCAGTTACGACAGGGGAACCCCCTTCACGTTCCCGCTTGGTGCCGGACGTGTGATCAAAGGCTGGGATGAAGGGGTGGTCGGCATGAAGGTCGGCGGCAAACGCAAGCTTGTGATCCCACCGGACCTTGCCTACGGCAGCCGCGGTGCCGGTGGCGTCATCCCCCCCAACGCCACCCTGGTGTTCGAGGTGGAACTGCTCGACGTGAAGTGA
- a CDS encoding RpoD/SigA family RNA polymerase sigma factor: MVSSAQKTIDSQRRRSSDPVSWYLATIGRIPLLTPAEEIELGNQVQSMMALTEDGSKTFEDHELTGKQRRMLRIGRRAKERMMKANLRLVVSVAKKYQGKGLELLDLIQEGSLGLERAVEKFDPTRGYKFSTYAFWWIRQSMTRAIACQSRTIRLPVHLSERLTTIRKVSLDLAHKLGAMPSRVEIAEAMDIPLDELDSLLRQALTTSSLDAPVNGEEGRSFLGDLIADSSLDEPLDIVEQRIHHEQLGRWLSHLSEQEQHVLKLRFGLEGNERHTLAEIGRLMDVSRERVRQVELKALRKLRNLTRRLPSGI, translated from the coding sequence ATGGTTTCATCAGCTCAGAAAACCATCGATTCCCAGCGCCGCCGCAGCAGTGACCCTGTCAGCTGGTATCTGGCCACCATCGGCCGCATCCCGCTGCTCACCCCTGCCGAAGAAATCGAACTGGGCAATCAGGTCCAGTCGATGATGGCTCTGACGGAAGACGGTTCCAAAACGTTTGAAGACCACGAGCTGACCGGTAAGCAGCGCCGGATGCTTCGCATCGGTCGACGGGCCAAGGAACGGATGATGAAAGCCAACCTCCGCCTGGTTGTGAGCGTTGCCAAGAAATATCAGGGAAAGGGCCTGGAACTTCTCGATCTCATCCAGGAAGGTTCCCTGGGGCTTGAGCGTGCCGTCGAGAAATTTGATCCCACCCGCGGTTACAAATTCTCGACCTATGCCTTCTGGTGGATCCGTCAGAGCATGACCCGTGCCATCGCCTGTCAGTCCCGCACCATCAGGCTTCCGGTGCATCTCAGCGAGCGACTCACCACAATCCGCAAGGTGAGTCTTGATCTCGCCCACAAGCTCGGTGCCATGCCCAGCCGTGTGGAAATCGCTGAGGCGATGGACATCCCTTTGGATGAGCTTGATTCACTCCTGAGACAGGCCCTCACCACCAGCAGTCTCGATGCTCCTGTGAACGGGGAGGAGGGTCGCAGCTTCCTCGGTGATCTCATTGCCGACTCCTCCCTGGATGAGCCGCTTGACATCGTTGAGCAACGCATTCACCACGAGCAGCTCGGACGCTGGCTCAGTCACCTCAGCGAGCAGGAACAGCACGTGTTGAAGCTTCGCTTCGGTCTTGAGGGCAACGAGCGTCACACCCTGGCTGAGATCGGACGCTTGATGGATGTCTCCAGAGAGCGTGTGCGTCAGGTGGAGCTCAAGGCCTTGCGCAAGTTGCGCAATCTGACCCGGCGGCTGCCAAGCGGGATCTGA
- a CDS encoding phasin family protein, producing the protein MESANPLQQLLVRGLGTTTLVADRLRGVTQEWVSRGRLDPNQASALVDDVMKALRGETPELEEKVGRDIERNRDNLLQDIGVASQKEVDELRGRIDRIEQQLRQLNQGD; encoded by the coding sequence ATGGAATCCGCCAACCCTCTGCAACAACTTCTTGTGCGCGGCCTCGGCACGACGACATTGGTCGCTGATCGTCTACGCGGGGTGACCCAAGAGTGGGTCAGTCGCGGCCGTCTGGACCCCAACCAGGCCTCCGCCCTTGTGGACGACGTGATGAAGGCACTCCGGGGAGAGACCCCGGAACTGGAAGAAAAGGTGGGGAGGGATATCGAACGCAACCGCGACAACCTTCTTCAGGACATTGGCGTTGCCAGTCAGAAAGAAGTTGATGAACTGCGCGGCCGCATCGACCGGATTGAGCAGCAGCTGCGCCAGCTCAATCAAGGTGACTGA
- a CDS encoding nitrilase-related carbon-nitrogen hydrolase: protein MGDLRSQPLLRSVLGGVLAGLAPGVAGPLSMFPALALLWSLADRPRNAALWGMFAVLISHRWILGLHPLTWMGVPAWLSLPVAVALWLCCGVAAALLLLLWSLLARMCRFRDGGWRFSVVLLLSLVWGGAELLLEGSPLFWIGVGGSVLPLDRPLAGLARWLGSGGLATLQLIWGWGLWQLWRRRGKRSTAWLLSLLLAHGLGALSLVPPPAFASLRLGAWQPAVPTREKFSPDRQRRFNAALSSALQQAQALQVQALVAPEGTLPSRWQPDDVDGLPLPLISGGFRWVRGQLRSSVLLGLPGLAGLEPLVDKHRLVPLGEWLPPLPAGLTRGLSAVGGLQPGNASRYAEAWPSPSAIAICYEISHGWALAQASAQGAEWLLTIANLDPYPQLLQRQFLALAQLRAIETGRDVLSVANTGPTALVSADGSVQQLLEAGSEAVAVTDLQLRSQLTGYARLVSGWSWSSR from the coding sequence ATGGGCGATCTCCGATCACAGCCTCTGCTGCGAAGTGTTCTGGGTGGAGTCCTGGCCGGACTGGCCCCTGGGGTCGCCGGACCGTTGTCGATGTTTCCGGCCTTGGCCCTGCTGTGGTCGCTGGCGGACCGACCGCGGAACGCGGCGCTCTGGGGGATGTTTGCCGTCCTGATCAGCCACCGCTGGATTCTTGGCTTGCATCCACTCACCTGGATGGGCGTGCCGGCTTGGCTCAGCTTGCCGGTGGCTGTTGCGCTCTGGTTGTGCTGCGGCGTTGCCGCAGCCCTGCTGCTGCTGCTCTGGTCTCTGTTGGCGCGGATGTGCCGGTTCAGGGACGGGGGCTGGCGGTTCTCCGTCGTGCTGCTGCTGTCTTTGGTCTGGGGGGGAGCCGAACTGCTTCTGGAAGGGTCTCCGTTGTTCTGGATCGGTGTCGGGGGAAGTGTGTTGCCTCTGGACCGGCCACTGGCTGGCCTGGCCCGCTGGCTTGGCAGTGGTGGACTGGCCACGCTTCAGCTGATCTGGGGCTGGGGGCTCTGGCAGCTCTGGCGCCGTCGGGGGAAACGCAGCACCGCTTGGTTGCTCTCTCTGCTGCTGGCGCATGGCTTGGGGGCGTTGAGTTTGGTTCCGCCGCCCGCCTTCGCTTCCCTGCGACTTGGCGCCTGGCAGCCGGCGGTTCCCACCCGTGAGAAATTCAGCCCGGACCGCCAGCGGCGCTTCAACGCAGCGTTGTCATCGGCCTTGCAGCAGGCCCAGGCCCTGCAGGTGCAGGCGTTGGTGGCCCCGGAGGGAACCCTGCCGTCCCGCTGGCAGCCGGATGATGTGGATGGGTTGCCCCTGCCGTTGATCAGCGGAGGTTTTCGCTGGGTTCGCGGGCAGCTGCGCAGCAGTGTGTTGTTGGGGTTGCCGGGCCTAGCCGGGCTGGAGCCCCTCGTTGACAAGCACCGTCTGGTTCCACTGGGTGAGTGGTTGCCACCGTTGCCGGCTGGCTTGACCCGGGGGCTGTCGGCGGTGGGGGGGCTTCAGCCGGGAAATGCGTCTCGTTATGCCGAGGCCTGGCCATCCCCCTCCGCCATCGCCATCTGTTACGAGATCAGCCACGGATGGGCTTTGGCTCAAGCGTCTGCGCAAGGGGCTGAATGGTTGTTGACGATCGCTAATCTCGATCCCTACCCCCAGCTGTTGCAGCGGCAATTTCTGGCCCTGGCTCAGCTGCGGGCGATTGAAACCGGACGCGACGTTTTGAGTGTGGCGAACACGGGGCCGACGGCGCTGGTGTCGGCGGATGGCTCGGTGCAGCAACTCCTGGAGGCGGGCAGCGAAGCTGTCGCGGTGACGGATCTCCAGCTGCGGAGCCAGCTCACGGGCTACGCCCGGCTGGTCAGCGGCTGGTCGTGGTCGTCCCGCTGA
- a CDS encoding DUF3854 domain-containing protein: protein MTTDGWDAEEIDPTHRDEWVNGSGISPEITELNLQSLSGPQALEAITSKRLESAGGHGQQYATGEVAKVLNRYEHLDAGGWWCSATGDSGCLKPNTPRKNDKGDLIKYENPLGVPCGVFQLQMPDETYWPERERNCSETIVITEGAKKAAALLSCGIPAIAVAGIWNGTPKDDRDQHCLHPDLMRWAGHRIVICFDYSDKARGRRNVSKAALRLAHQLYANGSPWVGTAHCKGPEKGIDDLLVAHGHAAVHQLIASAQKVDVQRELEDRKEPERIRQAANKFLDCDDEAERAAFRSRFCSNKRINIKDFSSVVNEQLALRHPLQKLESRPLTPDELDAEPVNDARTFFDQLLTERWSTLIGGNRGSTKTILTLQLMVALMKQRSPDVIGLRPEATGLRVLYVCSDAMAERIRDYLTQMGCWRDPEVRKGIRIWGNSHTQRKWTISDLDGLEKQMEEFKPNVVVIDSLKGALGPLLEDISRPIIRHHMDAVHDIVLRSAALLWIHHANKIGKIADNEALQEAPDMVYLLEKEQNELVSLKPIKCRGGEGIRRQYQLQGDFLWPELTEQKKTSDISKVNSDVMEYVRKQNQHDIKPSIRTVTEGLPQHSAEAIKSSIKRLRGKEWLLGKPDPKDLRSCLLEVAPKFFDTPSPPVKGAWPIKNGP, encoded by the coding sequence ATGACAACTGATGGTTGGGATGCGGAGGAGATTGATCCGACGCATAGGGACGAGTGGGTCAATGGTTCTGGCATCAGTCCTGAAATCACTGAATTAAATCTGCAGTCACTCAGTGGTCCGCAGGCTCTTGAAGCCATTACGTCAAAACGTCTGGAATCAGCAGGTGGTCATGGGCAGCAGTACGCCACAGGCGAAGTTGCCAAGGTTCTCAATCGTTATGAGCACCTAGACGCTGGTGGCTGGTGGTGCAGTGCCACAGGTGACTCAGGCTGCCTGAAACCAAACACACCACGCAAGAACGACAAAGGCGACCTGATCAAATACGAGAACCCGTTAGGTGTTCCCTGCGGTGTCTTCCAGCTCCAGATGCCGGATGAGACCTACTGGCCTGAGCGTGAGCGGAACTGCAGCGAAACCATTGTCATCACAGAAGGCGCAAAGAAAGCAGCGGCGCTCCTGTCATGTGGCATCCCTGCCATTGCTGTTGCGGGCATCTGGAATGGCACACCAAAGGACGACCGTGACCAACACTGCCTGCACCCAGATCTGATGCGTTGGGCAGGGCATCGCATCGTCATCTGCTTTGACTACAGCGACAAAGCACGCGGCAGAAGAAACGTCAGCAAGGCAGCCCTGCGTCTTGCGCATCAGCTTTATGCCAACGGATCGCCGTGGGTTGGCACCGCACACTGCAAGGGTCCCGAGAAGGGCATTGATGATCTGCTGGTTGCTCACGGCCATGCCGCCGTTCATCAACTGATCGCCTCTGCGCAAAAGGTTGACGTTCAACGCGAGCTTGAGGACCGGAAAGAGCCAGAGCGGATCAGGCAAGCCGCCAACAAATTTCTGGACTGCGACGACGAGGCAGAGCGTGCCGCCTTCAGATCTAGGTTCTGCAGCAATAAACGCATCAACATCAAGGACTTCAGTTCGGTCGTTAATGAGCAGCTCGCTTTGCGGCATCCATTGCAAAAGCTGGAGTCACGGCCGCTGACACCCGATGAGCTTGATGCTGAGCCGGTTAACGACGCCAGAACGTTCTTTGATCAGCTTTTGACTGAACGCTGGTCAACCCTGATTGGCGGCAACAGAGGCAGCACCAAGACCATCCTCACGTTGCAACTGATGGTGGCGTTGATGAAGCAGCGCAGCCCTGACGTGATCGGCTTGCGTCCTGAAGCAACGGGACTGCGTGTCCTTTACGTGTGCTCTGACGCGATGGCTGAACGCATCAGGGACTACCTGACTCAGATGGGCTGCTGGAGAGATCCAGAAGTTCGCAAGGGCATTCGGATCTGGGGCAACTCGCACACACAACGCAAGTGGACCATCAGTGACCTTGATGGATTGGAGAAGCAGATGGAGGAATTCAAACCAAACGTTGTCGTCATTGACTCGCTGAAGGGCGCCCTTGGGCCATTGCTTGAGGACATCTCAAGACCGATCATTCGGCATCACATGGATGCGGTGCATGACATCGTTCTGCGCAGTGCTGCATTGCTGTGGATCCACCACGCCAACAAGATTGGAAAGATCGCAGACAACGAGGCACTACAGGAAGCACCTGACATGGTCTACCTGCTGGAGAAAGAGCAGAACGAACTGGTGAGCCTGAAGCCGATCAAGTGCCGTGGCGGTGAAGGCATCCGTCGTCAGTACCAACTGCAGGGCGATTTCCTCTGGCCTGAGTTGACGGAGCAGAAGAAGACGTCAGACATCAGTAAGGTCAACAGCGACGTCATGGAGTACGTCAGGAAGCAAAACCAGCACGACATCAAGCCCAGCATCAGGACCGTGACAGAAGGGCTGCCTCAGCACTCCGCTGAAGCGATCAAGTCCAGCATCAAGCGGCTTAGAGGCAAGGAGTGGCTGCTGGGTAAGCCAGATCCAAAGGACCTGAGATCGTGCCTGCTGGAAGTGGCGCCAAAGTTTTTTGACACCCCCTCCCCCCCTGTAAAAGGGGCATGGCCCATAAAAAACGGCCCATAA
- a CDS encoding recombinase family protein — MPRTKPDKLQNSPVAKVAICYQRVSTGEQSLDGKSGFSRQDAALAEWKKAHPEYDVQEVVRETISGNRKNLEKGLLGQFLEDARSHRVQHGTILIVETFSRLSRGDMQDCFNLLTDIFRAGVGVSFCDWGHEILRSLSDGGGTVYRIAGAADSAHREWKEKQARSQGAVQYRRQQIEAHADGKTAVFGGFRFNPRSETNTNPGYPRWLDVDQDGNWVLLEDEVQWVQKAFRLAKDLGARRIARELQADGITLARSGAVITEAEIHLLLENVAVLGHRQNKSGNEKEDITKGVYPAIITPTEWQAARDGIAGRRGVRGLPNGRKRINLFEKRTFCAECGHRLGVRRSRNGFSLNCNGRVLGRSDCTAPNIPYDELALLEHVRTFRWSDFFGDDKHDAETAEARQKVLKASGAVGPLEDLVSSKRNQIKNAVPETPNSALLLWDEALREAEADLVVAKQALNEAEAHLAKLERRPSSREAEREVKQRLSAFMESDRTDLNARDEFNSWLTREGLVFEIDTRHKDVQFGEGWVSKEGTLTTFINVEEVKQQVGGHDQEYDFSNEIATIGPEESWRRNFPDAPPLTEVMTKGALMNIVDPDGKETGLQYKIEQRRRGRPAKRRRSK, encoded by the coding sequence GTGCCACGCACCAAGCCTGACAAGCTGCAAAACTCACCGGTCGCGAAAGTGGCCATCTGCTACCAGCGTGTCAGCACGGGCGAGCAGTCACTAGACGGGAAAAGCGGATTCAGCAGACAGGACGCAGCCCTAGCCGAGTGGAAAAAAGCTCATCCCGAATACGACGTGCAGGAGGTTGTGCGTGAAACCATCTCCGGCAACCGCAAGAACCTTGAGAAGGGCCTCCTTGGTCAGTTCCTTGAGGACGCCAGGTCTCACCGGGTGCAGCACGGCACCATCCTCATCGTGGAGACCTTCTCGCGCCTAAGCCGAGGAGACATGCAGGACTGCTTCAACCTGCTGACCGACATCTTCAGAGCCGGGGTTGGCGTCAGCTTTTGCGACTGGGGCCACGAGATTTTGAGAAGCCTCAGCGATGGAGGTGGCACCGTTTACAGGATTGCTGGTGCTGCTGATTCAGCTCACCGCGAATGGAAGGAGAAGCAGGCCCGCAGCCAGGGCGCTGTTCAGTACCGCCGCCAGCAGATAGAAGCCCATGCCGATGGCAAAACAGCAGTGTTCGGCGGCTTCCGCTTCAACCCAAGGAGTGAAACCAACACGAACCCTGGCTACCCGAGATGGCTGGACGTTGATCAAGACGGGAATTGGGTGCTGTTGGAAGACGAAGTCCAGTGGGTGCAGAAAGCGTTCCGACTGGCGAAGGACCTTGGAGCCCGCCGCATTGCTCGCGAGCTTCAGGCAGATGGCATCACGCTCGCCAGATCAGGCGCTGTCATCACAGAAGCCGAAATCCACCTGTTGCTGGAGAACGTTGCGGTGCTTGGCCACCGTCAGAACAAGTCGGGCAACGAAAAGGAAGACATCACCAAGGGCGTCTACCCGGCGATCATCACGCCAACTGAGTGGCAGGCCGCCAGGGACGGCATCGCAGGCCGACGTGGAGTGCGCGGGCTCCCTAATGGCAGGAAGCGGATCAATTTGTTTGAGAAGAGGACCTTCTGTGCTGAATGCGGCCACAGGCTTGGCGTCAGGCGTTCACGCAACGGCTTCTCACTCAATTGCAATGGCCGTGTCCTTGGCCGCTCCGACTGCACTGCGCCGAACATTCCCTACGACGAGCTGGCCCTGCTGGAGCATGTCAGAACTTTTAGGTGGAGTGACTTCTTCGGAGACGACAAACACGATGCAGAAACCGCTGAAGCGCGTCAGAAGGTCCTGAAGGCATCTGGTGCTGTTGGCCCACTGGAGGACCTGGTCAGCAGCAAGCGGAATCAGATCAAGAACGCTGTGCCGGAGACACCGAACAGTGCGCTGTTGCTTTGGGATGAGGCTCTACGGGAGGCAGAGGCTGACCTTGTGGTGGCCAAGCAAGCGTTGAACGAGGCCGAGGCGCATCTAGCCAAGCTTGAGAGACGGCCAAGTAGTCGTGAGGCCGAGCGTGAAGTCAAGCAGCGCCTATCAGCCTTCATGGAGTCAGACAGAACCGACCTGAACGCACGTGATGAATTCAACTCTTGGCTGACACGCGAAGGCTTGGTTTTTGAAATTGACACCCGACATAAGGATGTTCAATTCGGAGAAGGATGGGTTAGCAAGGAAGGGACACTTACCACCTTTATCAACGTGGAGGAGGTTAAGCAGCAGGTAGGCGGGCATGATCAGGAGTACGACTTCAGCAATGAAATTGCAACCATTGGCCCAGAAGAGTCATGGCGCCGAAACTTTCCAGATGCTCCACCACTTACTGAAGTAATGACCAAAGGAGCACTGATGAATATTGTTGATCCTGATGGCAAGGAAACTGGTCTTCAATACAAAATTGAACAACGGCGCAGAGGCAGGCCGGCTAAGCGCAGGAGATCTAAATAA
- a CDS encoding phage major capsid protein, producing MSLQAEKFYGQHSIQKKQENAAFIPTRQMVRDLLTGTASSGGDLVATSVQKVADSVRPVTVLERAGVERIETGGENLTIPRFAKADAGWIAEGADYTALTTTSTSVDTSPKLASARLSFSRRLKVLVPDVEGSVLQEVGRAVAGLIEKGAIQGTGSNSQPLGLLNLPDALSQTFSSATPTSDELAEMLERLGDADVDLRKVVFLMHPSTAADLMKTRVDASSGALVLSDLKIHGLPVFITSNVTEDKVIALDPSYSRLVYFGSAQVVVDPFRGAVTGVTHTQILNAADFVCTHQSSVCIGSA from the coding sequence TTGTCACTGCAGGCTGAGAAGTTCTACGGCCAGCACAGCATCCAGAAGAAGCAGGAGAACGCGGCGTTCATCCCTACCCGCCAGATGGTGCGTGATCTGCTGACGGGTACTGCCAGCAGTGGTGGTGACTTGGTGGCCACATCGGTGCAGAAAGTCGCAGACAGTGTCAGACCTGTGACGGTGCTTGAGCGTGCCGGTGTTGAGCGGATTGAAACCGGCGGAGAGAACCTGACCATCCCGCGCTTTGCCAAGGCCGATGCCGGATGGATTGCGGAAGGTGCGGACTACACCGCACTCACCACTACGAGCACCAGCGTGGATACCAGTCCCAAGCTCGCCAGTGCCCGCCTGTCTTTCAGTCGCCGCCTGAAGGTGTTGGTGCCTGACGTTGAAGGGTCAGTGCTGCAGGAAGTTGGCCGTGCAGTCGCCGGATTGATTGAGAAGGGCGCGATTCAAGGCACCGGCAGCAATTCACAACCGCTTGGCCTGCTCAACCTGCCTGACGCCTTGTCGCAGACCTTCAGCTCCGCAACTCCCACCAGCGATGAGCTGGCAGAAATGCTGGAGAGGCTCGGTGATGCCGATGTGGATCTGCGCAAGGTGGTGTTCCTGATGCACCCGAGCACTGCCGCTGATCTGATGAAGACCCGCGTGGATGCCAGCAGTGGCGCGTTGGTGCTCAGTGACCTGAAGATTCACGGGCTGCCGGTATTCATCACAAGCAATGTCACCGAGGACAAGGTGATCGCACTGGATCCGAGTTACAGCCGCCTCGTCTACTTCGGCAGTGCGCAAGTCGTCGTGGATCCCTTCCGAGGAGCCGTCACTGGTGTCACGCACACACAAATCCTGAACGCAGCGGACTTCGTTTGCACGCATCAATCCAGTGTCTGCATCGGCTCCGCTTAA
- the sodN gene encoding superoxide dismutase, Ni codes for MLRSALTALVRALPAPAAEAHCDGPCGVYDPASARVAAEAVLSMTKKIKAMEAPAAGDAAALAAYNNTFGRYVAIKEEEAQKTKKELLILWTDYFKPEHLATFPDLHDTFWKAAKLCSACKVNIDQAKAEELMAAVEKVHGMFWQSKGRNDAWVTAS; via the coding sequence ATGCTGCGCTCGGCCCTCACCGCCCTCGTCCGCGCTCTTCCCGCCCCTGCAGCGGAAGCCCACTGCGACGGCCCCTGCGGCGTTTACGACCCCGCCTCCGCCCGCGTCGCTGCTGAAGCGGTGCTCTCCATGACCAAAAAGATCAAGGCCATGGAAGCCCCCGCTGCAGGTGATGCCGCGGCCCTGGCTGCTTACAACAACACTTTTGGCCGCTACGTGGCCATCAAGGAAGAGGAAGCGCAGAAAACCAAGAAGGAACTTCTGATCCTCTGGACCGACTACTTCAAGCCTGAGCACCTGGCCACCTTCCCTGACCTGCACGACACGTTCTGGAAGGCCGCCAAGCTCTGCAGCGCCTGCAAGGTCAACATCGATCAGGCCAAAGCTGAAGAACTGATGGCGGCTGTTGAGAAGGTCCACGGCATGTTCTGGCAATCCAAGGGCCGCAACGACGCCTGGGTCACCGCTTCCTGA